From Deinococcus aquaticus, one genomic window encodes:
- a CDS encoding RNA polymerase sigma factor produces the protein MDLPTEPASPEPVPADLVSPELLTRLVAGEEAAWFEFVQEYEGRMYGYLYRLEGNSEDALDLTQEVFYRAWRSIRTFRPGERVLPWLYQVARNTQIESHRRKQLQRFSLEQAREDVGFEVTSEKRSPVQAAESADAQDRVQRALLRLPTEYREAVVLRFVEDLSYDEIAQIQGVALGTAKSRVFRAKEQLAELLAGVSDVN, from the coding sequence GTGGACCTTCCGACCGAGCCTGCCTCTCCTGAACCCGTTCCCGCTGATCTGGTCTCGCCGGAACTGCTGACGCGCCTCGTGGCGGGCGAGGAGGCCGCTTGGTTCGAGTTCGTGCAGGAGTACGAGGGCCGCATGTACGGGTACCTGTACCGCCTGGAGGGGAACAGTGAGGACGCCCTGGACCTGACGCAGGAGGTGTTCTACCGCGCGTGGCGCAGCATCCGCACGTTCCGGCCCGGCGAGCGGGTGCTGCCGTGGCTGTATCAGGTGGCGCGCAACACGCAGATCGAATCTCACCGCCGCAAGCAGTTGCAGCGGTTCTCGCTGGAGCAGGCGCGTGAGGACGTGGGATTCGAGGTCACCAGCGAGAAACGCTCGCCAGTGCAGGCGGCCGAGAGTGCGGACGCTCAGGACCGCGTGCAGCGCGCCCTGCTGCGCCTGCCGACCGAGTACCGCGAGGCGGTCGTGCTGCGCTTTGTAGAGGACCTCAGTTACGACGAGATCGCGCAGATTCAGGGCGTGGCCCTCGGCACCGCCAAGAGCCGCGTGTTCCGCGCCAAGGAGCAACTGGCCGAACTGCTGGCCGGCGTTTCAGACGTGAACTGA
- a CDS encoding cytochrome c oxidase assembly protein: protein MSAPAPLTAPVTAAVNTAGNLNPTLADLLAPAPDLWLLIPTLLAAGVYLWRFSASRGTHSGRAGWPVWRAALFALGILLLLITTQSRAATLTQSSMALYMGRLMILAELVPPLLVLGLPRSLHLNARQGLGRALNVILDPWVALAVWTAVIVFWNVPAGFNASVVSNTAGALLPALYLLSSLMVWSVILRPLPSVQPAGIGSRGWFGLISALPMMAVASVWLYSPNVLYTPYVSALCLWNYTPMQNQQLSGWIMMLAGLPALALAFIQLFAWLVKLSEGQGMPPQPPTQPPTQPPARP from the coding sequence GTGAGCGCCCCGGCCCCCCTGACAGCCCCCGTCACCGCTGCCGTGAACACCGCCGGGAACCTGAACCCCACCCTGGCGGACCTGCTGGCCCCCGCCCCGGACCTGTGGCTGCTGATTCCCACCCTGCTGGCTGCCGGAGTGTACCTGTGGCGGTTCAGCGCCTCACGCGGCACGCACTCAGGCCGGGCGGGCTGGCCAGTCTGGCGGGCCGCACTGTTCGCGCTGGGCATCCTGCTGCTGCTGATCACCACCCAGAGCCGCGCCGCGACCCTGACGCAGAGCAGCATGGCGCTGTACATGGGCCGCCTGATGATCCTGGCGGAACTGGTGCCCCCACTGCTGGTGCTGGGCCTGCCACGCAGCCTGCATCTGAACGCCCGCCAGGGCCTGGGCCGCGCCCTGAACGTCATCCTGGACCCCTGGGTGGCACTGGCCGTCTGGACAGCCGTGATCGTGTTCTGGAACGTCCCCGCCGGGTTCAACGCCAGCGTCGTCTCGAACACCGCCGGGGCGCTGCTGCCCGCGCTGTACCTGCTGAGCAGCCTGATGGTCTGGAGCGTCATCCTGCGACCACTGCCCAGCGTGCAACCCGCCGGGATCGGCTCGCGCGGCTGGTTCGGGCTGATCAGCGCGCTGCCCATGATGGCCGTCGCCAGCGTCTGGCTGTACTCCCCGAACGTGCTGTACACGCCGTACGTGAGCGCCCTGTGCCTGTGGAACTACACGCCCATGCAGAACCAGCAGCTGAGCGGCTGGATCATGATGCTCGCCGGACTGCCCGCCCTGGCCCTGGCGTTCATCCAGCTGTTCGCGTGGCTGGTCAAACTCTCCGAGGGGCAGGGGATGCCGCCCCAACCTCCCACCCAGCCGCCAACACAGCCCCCGGCCCGTCCCTGA
- a CDS encoding CAP domain-containing protein, with protein sequence MTARTRLPLRSHLRRLWAASLLTLTALTLTALSAPASAQGPGGSFRIGYSGDSQRRAPYEVTFTATYPAGYSAQWAFGDGGSARGAQVTHTYYRPGTYALSAAFLDDRGREVGRAEAQIQVLSGGPERTELTVLLTPGSVRISAADSVLYTPATPRVFLDGREIGSGPVPVTPGLHTAVTQASSSGGQTVDRRVTFTVPAQPWQTSLPFDSEVLRLTNQARAQGWNCATLRAGGPALPPLKQHPTLDLAAQAQSVAMAVYGYFDHTSALDGSMPARRLKAAGMTPTSSAENIAAGQETPAEVVNGWLRSPGHCRSIMGNFTLIGLSYVNRPGSPYGRYWTQVFARP encoded by the coding sequence GTGACCGCCCGCACCCGCCTGCCCCTGCGTTCCCACCTGCGCCGCCTGTGGGCCGCCTCCCTCCTGACCCTGACGGCCCTGACCCTGACGGCCCTGAGCGCCCCCGCCAGCGCGCAGGGGCCGGGCGGCTCCTTCCGCATCGGGTACAGCGGGGACTCGCAGCGCCGCGCGCCCTACGAGGTCACCTTCACGGCCACCTACCCCGCCGGGTACTCGGCGCAGTGGGCGTTCGGGGACGGCGGATCGGCGCGCGGCGCGCAGGTCACGCACACCTACTACCGTCCCGGCACGTACGCCCTGAGCGCCGCTTTCCTGGACGACCGGGGCCGCGAGGTCGGGCGGGCCGAGGCGCAGATCCAGGTGCTCAGCGGCGGCCCGGAACGCACGGAACTGACCGTCCTGCTCACGCCCGGCAGCGTGCGCATCAGCGCCGCCGACAGCGTGCTGTACACGCCCGCCACGCCCCGCGTGTTCCTGGACGGCCGCGAGATCGGCAGCGGCCCGGTGCCCGTCACGCCCGGCCTGCACACGGCCGTCACGCAGGCCAGCAGCAGCGGCGGGCAGACCGTGGACCGCCGCGTGACCTTCACGGTGCCCGCCCAGCCGTGGCAGACCAGCCTGCCGTTCGACAGCGAGGTACTGCGCCTGACCAATCAGGCCCGCGCGCAGGGCTGGAACTGCGCCACCCTGCGCGCGGGCGGCCCTGCCCTGCCGCCCCTGAAACAGCACCCCACCCTGGACCTCGCCGCGCAGGCCCAGTCGGTCGCCATGGCCGTGTACGGGTACTTCGATCACACCAGCGCCCTGGACGGGAGCATGCCCGCCCGCCGCCTGAAAGCCGCCGGCATGACCCCCACCAGTTCCGCCGAGAACATCGCCGCCGGACAGGAAACACCCGCCGAGGTCGTGAACGGCTGGCTGCGCAGCCCCGGCCACTGCCGCAGCATCATGGGGAACTTCACCCTGATCGGCCTGTCGTACGTGAACCGCCCCGGCAGTCCCTACGGCCGCTACTGGACCCAGGTGTTCGCGCGGCCCTGA
- a CDS encoding molybdopterin-dependent oxidoreductase — MSPRNPHHDRRNSWLRLIVAALLGAALVGAQATPAPLQFKPRSPAFQYVRAAQPTPRARPGERTALTISTGRAELNLTLSQLRAMPAVRYTTAHMQLKKTITYEGVTLRDLAARGGFAGKDLRLSAANGFASTIRADDYMNWPVMLAYQADGAPIPVLQKGPLTVVLPQTPDRFHTADYSSAWVWFVERIAPVK; from the coding sequence GTGTCCCCCCGCAACCCACACCACGACCGCCGCAACAGCTGGCTGCGCCTGATCGTGGCTGCCCTGCTCGGCGCCGCACTGGTCGGCGCGCAGGCCACGCCCGCCCCACTGCAGTTCAAGCCGCGCTCCCCTGCGTTCCAGTACGTGCGCGCCGCGCAGCCCACCCCCCGCGCCCGCCCTGGCGAGAGAACCGCACTGACCATCAGCACCGGCCGGGCCGAACTGAACCTCACGCTCTCGCAGCTGCGCGCCATGCCCGCCGTGCGCTACACCACGGCACACATGCAACTCAAAAAAACCATCACGTACGAGGGCGTCACGCTCCGCGACCTCGCTGCGCGCGGCGGCTTCGCCGGCAAGGACCTGCGCCTCTCCGCCGCCAACGGGTTTGCCAGCACCATCCGTGCCGACGATTACATGAACTGGCCGGTCATGCTGGCGTACCAGGCCGACGGCGCCCCCATTCCCGTCCTGCAAAAAGGGCCGCTGACCGTCGTGCTCCCGCAGACCCCCGACCGTTTTCATACTGCGGATTACTCCAGCGCCTGGGTGTGGTTCGTGGAACGCATCGCCCCCGTGAAATGA
- a CDS encoding SCO family protein, which yields MTAPTPPESTPADSSPAARPWYASALLAVAAVTLLLLAAWGYARLRSPYPYYGTSYPAGTAARPFSGTDQRGQPFTFTPGAGADAGQVTAVFFGFTHCPNICPLSLTYLNRVRGALTPEQQARFQIVLVSVDPDRDTPERLNEYVSFFGKGSTGVRIPEPALAAVARDYGVGYQKADVKGPDDYQINHTTATYLISASGDLVLVWDYTQLTDVRRVQADLEHVLEAS from the coding sequence GTGACCGCACCCACCCCACCTGAATCCACCCCAGCTGACTCCAGCCCGGCCGCGCGCCCCTGGTACGCCTCGGCGCTGCTGGCCGTGGCGGCCGTGACGCTGCTGCTGCTGGCCGCCTGGGGCTACGCCCGCCTGCGCAGCCCCTACCCGTACTACGGCACCAGTTACCCGGCCGGGACGGCCGCCCGGCCCTTCAGCGGCACCGATCAGCGCGGCCAGCCGTTCACGTTCACGCCCGGCGCGGGCGCCGACGCCGGGCAGGTCACGGCGGTGTTCTTCGGGTTCACGCACTGCCCGAACATCTGCCCGCTGAGCCTGACGTACCTGAACAGGGTGCGCGGCGCCCTGACCCCCGAACAGCAGGCCCGTTTCCAGATCGTGCTGGTCAGCGTGGACCCCGACCGCGACACCCCGGAGCGCCTGAACGAGTACGTGTCGTTCTTCGGGAAAGGCAGCACGGGCGTGCGCATTCCCGAACCGGCGCTGGCCGCCGTGGCCCGCGATTACGGCGTGGGCTACCAGAAAGCCGACGTGAAAGGCCCTGACGACTACCAGATCAACCACACGACCGCCACGTACCTGATCAGTGCGAGCGGCGACCTGGTCCTGGTCTGGGATTACACCCAGCTGACCGACGTGCGGCGCGTGCAGGCCGACCTGGAACACGTTCTGGAGGCCTCGTGA
- a CDS encoding copper chaperone PCu(A)C, with amino-acid sequence MTSTSNPRRMRTVLMAVLGALILLGTYLYLSPAPDPRTMPGPPTTGQPAPAQPDSQIMSSDMDHTTMSGHTPGSTVGSAASGAAGVQAASPADGGGTLPLTVRDAYVVAVPPGIRETSVFGVLDNTGTEDVILNGAGSSGARSGMLMVTHTDAQGLTGMSMTGTLTVPAGGRLTLSDTGDHVMLTGLTAPIRDGGTLPVTLTDTQGRSLTLTVPVRKP; translated from the coding sequence ATGACTTCAACCTCCAACCCGCGCCGGATGCGGACCGTCCTGATGGCCGTCCTGGGCGCGCTGATCCTGCTGGGTACCTACCTGTACCTGAGTCCCGCGCCGGACCCCCGGACCATGCCCGGGCCGCCCACGACCGGGCAACCTGCACCTGCCCAGCCTGACAGTCAGATCATGAGCAGCGACATGGACCACACCACCATGTCCGGCCACACCCCCGGCAGTACGGTAGGCAGCGCAGCCAGCGGCGCGGCGGGCGTGCAGGCCGCCTCACCGGCCGATGGTGGCGGCACGCTCCCCCTGACCGTCCGGGACGCGTACGTGGTCGCGGTACCGCCCGGCATCCGGGAAACCAGCGTGTTCGGGGTGCTGGACAACACCGGCACCGAGGACGTGATCCTGAACGGCGCGGGCAGCAGCGGCGCCCGGAGCGGCATGCTGATGGTCACGCACACCGACGCGCAGGGCCTGACCGGCATGAGCATGACCGGCACCCTGACCGTACCCGCCGGGGGCCGCCTGACCCTCAGTGACACCGGCGATCACGTGATGCTGACGGGCCTGACCGCGCCCATCCGGGACGGCGGGACACTGCCGGTCACCCTGACCGACACGCAGGGCCGCAGCCTGACCCTGACCGTGCCCGTCCGTAAACCCTGA
- a CDS encoding LacI family DNA-binding transcriptional regulator: MRKPTIQDVARHAGVGVGTVSRVLNNHVAVKGATRETVLKAIADLEYTPNPHARRIAGGKSYTISVLLPVLTTEFYVRLLDGLESAFQEARYDVAIFPLLDRSRLERYLGSHTLAYQADGLVMATYNLTQMFHERRLRTQQPTVLVDAYSDAVDSSFMDNVSGGRLAGEYAVSLPGQLYAVWVETELDHLFTTRVFEDRRSGFLTAVQSAGRTVHREFTSSFDSLAARNTAATLLDDAQAAGLPCTVFASADMLAGALLDEVRLRSLKIGQDVRVIGFDDQPWAAERELTTLHQPVESMGYEAAQLLLSRLNGYKGPPRARRFEPRLIVRGSA, translated from the coding sequence ATGCGTAAACCCACCATTCAGGATGTTGCCCGGCACGCCGGGGTCGGCGTCGGCACCGTATCCCGCGTGCTGAACAATCACGTGGCCGTGAAGGGCGCCACCCGCGAAACCGTCCTCAAGGCGATCGCCGACCTCGAGTACACGCCGAATCCGCACGCGCGCCGTATCGCCGGCGGCAAGAGCTACACCATCAGCGTGCTGCTGCCCGTCCTGACCACCGAATTCTACGTGCGCCTCCTTGACGGCCTGGAAAGCGCGTTCCAGGAAGCGCGGTACGACGTGGCGATCTTCCCGCTGCTGGACCGCTCGCGGCTGGAACGGTACCTGGGGTCGCACACCCTGGCGTACCAGGCGGACGGACTGGTCATGGCCACGTACAACCTCACGCAGATGTTCCACGAGCGCCGCCTGCGCACCCAGCAGCCCACGGTGCTGGTCGACGCGTACTCGGACGCCGTGGATTCCTCGTTCATGGATAACGTCAGCGGCGGCCGCCTGGCCGGAGAGTACGCCGTGAGCCTGCCGGGGCAGCTGTACGCCGTGTGGGTCGAGACGGAACTGGATCACCTGTTCACCACCCGTGTGTTCGAGGACCGCCGCAGCGGCTTCCTGACGGCCGTGCAGAGCGCCGGCCGGACCGTGCACCGCGAGTTCACGTCCAGTTTCGATTCCCTGGCCGCCCGCAATACCGCCGCGACCCTGCTGGACGACGCGCAGGCCGCCGGGCTGCCCTGCACGGTCTTCGCGTCCGCCGACATGCTGGCCGGCGCGCTGCTGGACGAGGTGCGCCTGCGTAGCCTGAAGATCGGGCAGGACGTCCGCGTGATCGGCTTCGACGATCAACCCTGGGCCGCCGAGCGCGAACTGACCACCCTGCACCAGCCGGTCGAGAGCATGGGCTACGAGGCCGCGCAACTGCTGCTGTCGCGCCTGAACGGGTACAAGGGCCCGCCCCGCGCCCGCCGCTTCGAGCCGCGCCTGATCGTCCGGGGCAGCGCCTGA
- a CDS encoding sensor histidine kinase, translated as MSRPSPLPGPAAGDGPVHAGPDLREGRRNWPGARLLLLFREIALAALPALLTALLLLLGTLPAYNALKNTGTGWTPYAYQGLAQDVLQYQVARLQPGLSADERRDSRDRALSSALNRGQFGLLDDVERIGERRLSVVERNLRQDTDLSVARAAQEVLGLNSQATEYAKNLGIRYQTELKRLRFTLIGSALLLGTLSALLIVRALLMWRGETQRALRREKRQLEALNLASHEMRRPLQTLLLASDLLRQADDPDQRHRLLSMIEDSAAQISSRADLTRLNDLYLDVTLNVQRTDLSALLRRFSSGRVHVITPPGPLLWPADPDRARQMIENLTENALKYTDGLVEVTLSSVRGRPQVQVRDFGPGLSAELQARVFLPYERGPASLVGGQGLGLPLVRRYARAHGGDVSVSHAPDGGLIMTITFGEPETHLSSPARPAAQPTS; from the coding sequence ATGAGCCGGCCCTCGCCGCTGCCCGGCCCGGCAGCCGGTGACGGCCCCGTCCATGCCGGGCCTGACCTGCGGGAAGGCAGACGGAACTGGCCCGGGGCGCGCCTGCTGCTGCTGTTCCGGGAGATCGCGCTGGCCGCCCTGCCCGCCCTGCTGACGGCCCTGCTGCTGCTGCTGGGGACCCTGCCGGCCTACAACGCCCTGAAAAACACAGGGACCGGCTGGACCCCCTACGCCTACCAGGGGCTGGCTCAGGACGTGCTGCAGTACCAGGTGGCCCGCCTGCAACCCGGCCTCAGCGCCGACGAGCGGCGCGACTCGCGGGACAGGGCCCTGTCCAGTGCCCTCAACCGCGGGCAGTTCGGGCTGCTGGACGACGTGGAACGGATTGGCGAGCGGCGACTGTCCGTCGTGGAACGCAACCTGCGCCAGGATACCGACCTCTCGGTCGCCCGCGCCGCTCAGGAGGTGCTGGGCCTGAACTCCCAGGCCACCGAGTACGCCAAGAACCTGGGCATCCGCTACCAGACCGAACTGAAACGGCTACGGTTCACGCTGATCGGCAGCGCCCTGCTGCTCGGAACGCTCAGCGCCCTGCTGATCGTGCGCGCCCTGCTGATGTGGCGCGGCGAGACGCAGCGCGCCCTGCGCCGCGAGAAACGCCAGCTTGAAGCCCTGAACCTCGCCAGTCACGAGATGCGCCGTCCCCTCCAGACGCTGCTGCTGGCCAGTGACCTGCTGCGTCAGGCCGACGATCCCGACCAGCGCCACCGCCTGCTGTCCATGATCGAGGACAGCGCCGCGCAGATCTCCAGCCGCGCCGACCTGACCCGCCTGAACGACCTGTACCTGGACGTCACGCTGAACGTGCAGCGCACCGACCTCAGCGCCCTGCTGCGGCGCTTCTCGTCCGGGCGGGTGCACGTCATCACGCCGCCCGGCCCGCTGCTGTGGCCCGCCGATCCCGACCGCGCCCGGCAGATGATCGAGAACCTGACCGAGAACGCCCTGAAGTACACGGACGGACTGGTCGAGGTGACGCTGTCCTCCGTGCGGGGCCGCCCGCAGGTGCAGGTCCGTGACTTCGGTCCCGGCCTGAGCGCCGAATTGCAGGCCCGCGTGTTCCTGCCCTACGAGCGCGGCCCCGCCAGTCTGGTCGGAGGGCAGGGGCTGGGGCTGCCGCTGGTCCGCCGCTACGCCCGCGCGCACGGCGGTGACGTGAGCGTGAGCCACGCCCCGGACGGCGGCCTGATCATGACCATCACCTTCGGCGAGCCCGAAACGCACCTGTCCAGCCCCGCCCGGCCCGCCGCGCAGCCCACCAGCTGA
- a CDS encoding DUF4384 domain-containing protein: MKSLVNLSTMTLTAALAAVTALSAAHAAPTISAQSIIVNPVQASLDVKVWTDRDSSGTGTPAYAPGEKIRLYTSVTQDAYVYLFNVDPQGQVDLILPNRYQGGANFLKANAVKVFPAAGDPFSFDIAAPYGVNKVLAVASRTPLNLDQIATFKSGQNSFASVKVTGQQGLAQALSIVVTPLPQNTWVTATAFYNVAGRAVSMPRPVTPAPAPVVVNPWGTQREWRITIDNRSDLRAQHDAYAAKLRSEGYVLVGTSVKNNEIQSEFRRADGSKAELKVKRKGNRTEITVERR, translated from the coding sequence ATGAAAAGCCTCGTGAACCTCAGCACCATGACCCTGACCGCCGCCCTGGCCGCCGTGACGGCCCTGAGCGCCGCGCACGCCGCGCCCACCATCAGCGCGCAGAGCATCATCGTGAATCCCGTGCAGGCCAGCCTGGACGTGAAGGTCTGGACGGACCGTGACAGCAGCGGCACCGGCACGCCGGCCTACGCCCCGGGCGAGAAGATCCGCCTGTACACCAGCGTGACGCAGGACGCCTACGTGTACCTGTTCAACGTGGACCCGCAGGGGCAGGTGGACCTGATTCTGCCCAACCGCTACCAGGGCGGCGCGAACTTCCTGAAGGCGAACGCCGTGAAGGTCTTCCCGGCGGCCGGCGACCCCTTCAGCTTCGACATTGCCGCGCCGTACGGCGTGAACAAGGTGCTGGCCGTGGCCAGCCGCACGCCCCTTAACCTCGATCAGATCGCCACGTTCAAGTCCGGGCAGAACAGCTTCGCGAGTGTGAAGGTCACGGGGCAGCAGGGGCTGGCGCAGGCGCTGAGCATCGTGGTGACGCCGTTGCCGCAGAACACCTGGGTGACGGCCACCGCGTTCTACAACGTGGCGGGCCGGGCGGTCAGCATGCCGCGCCCCGTGACGCCGGCCCCCGCGCCGGTCGTGGTGAACCCCTGGGGCACGCAGCGCGAGTGGCGGATCACCATCGACAACCGCTCGGACCTGCGCGCCCAGCATGACGCGTACGCCGCGAAACTGCGCAGCGAGGGGTACGTTCTGGTGGGGACCAGCGTGAAGAACAACGAGATTCAGAGTGAATTCCGCCGCGCGGACGGCAGCAAGGCCGAACTGAAGGTCAAGCGCAAGGGGAACCGCACCGAGATCACGGTCGAACGCCGCTGA
- a CDS encoding FUN14 domain-containing protein has product MITPTPVPDPPPLDPAGHPLGDALSALLPDLSVGALLGFATGVAIRYVGRVALIGLGVLFITLQLLAYFELISVNWLRVQAITEPWLRQGTEQGGAWLTRLLTANLPFAGAFTAGLLLGLRIRV; this is encoded by the coding sequence ATGATCACCCCCACCCCCGTTCCCGACCCCCCGCCCCTGGACCCCGCCGGCCATCCGCTGGGCGACGCCCTGTCCGCCCTGCTGCCGGACCTGAGCGTGGGCGCCCTGCTGGGATTCGCGACCGGCGTGGCGATCCGCTACGTGGGACGAGTGGCCCTGATCGGGCTGGGCGTGCTGTTCATCACGTTGCAACTGCTGGCGTACTTCGAGCTGATCAGCGTGAACTGGCTGCGCGTTCAGGCGATCACCGAACCGTGGCTACGGCAGGGCACCGAGCAGGGCGGCGCGTGGCTGACCCGCCTCCTGACCGCCAACCTGCCCTTCGCCGGGGCGTTCACCGCCGGACTGCTGCTGGGCCTGCGCATCCGGGTGTAG
- a CDS encoding alpha-amylase family glycosyl hydrolase, with amino-acid sequence MKRSTLPAVRTGIWGALSAALLLSACSQTPGPTQFSSAQPGTVSKVGAVQPQAISGTNIDAWRQQVIYLVMPDRFSNGNTSNDGLGQPNCLDTANPTKFHGGDLQGLRNKLGYIRDLGATAVWTTPVYKQVGIVNGTQCGYHGYWPDYTNPNDTAIEPRFGTSADLTGLISDLKAGGQKYMMDMVVNHAGYGARIVSQNPSWFHSNCTGDDIVCPLAGLPDFRQEDSAVATYLTNLSKTWVTNYAIDAIRMDTVKHAPNSYWQNSWVPGVLAARPGTFLLGEAFLSGSASQLKPFLDAGFDSTFNFPLRQALVDSVGKGGSLDRVAGSMQDTVGTLGLDRTLLQVNLLDNHDVPRFVNEPGSGVAETEIRARYGNALGLLMTLPGIPQLYYGNELGMYGANDPDNRRDMPAWAWTDTGRGAAQANFMAGGGTPKNTYDLTRKLTGIRKANAALWKGNYAELWRPNGGQNVYAFYRGSGTNRVVVVVNTSASAATVNLDLQGNTGISAADRSALSNGTVFNDLLAEGAPASATVTAGKLPVTIGAGRMGIYRAGATGTGGTGGTAVSVTFQVSASTFFGQDVYLVGDRPELGAWNTASALAMTPGGCVGSTCTWKTTVSLPPSVAAQFKFIKKPGDSGTSLTWEGGSNRAYTAPASGSATYNGGNWQ; translated from the coding sequence ATGAAACGTTCTACCCTGCCTGCTGTCCGTACCGGAATCTGGGGTGCGCTGTCGGCGGCCCTGCTGCTGTCCGCCTGCTCTCAGACGCCCGGCCCGACCCAGTTTTCGTCCGCCCAGCCTGGAACCGTTTCCAAAGTGGGTGCGGTGCAGCCGCAGGCCATCAGCGGCACGAACATCGACGCCTGGAGGCAGCAGGTGATCTACCTCGTCATGCCAGACCGTTTCTCGAATGGAAACACTTCCAACGACGGGCTGGGGCAACCGAACTGCCTCGACACCGCCAACCCCACCAAGTTCCACGGCGGCGACCTCCAGGGCCTGCGCAACAAACTCGGGTACATCCGCGACCTGGGCGCCACGGCCGTCTGGACCACCCCCGTCTACAAACAGGTCGGGATCGTGAACGGCACCCAGTGCGGCTACCACGGCTACTGGCCCGACTACACCAACCCCAACGACACCGCCATCGAACCCAGGTTCGGCACCTCCGCCGACCTGACCGGCCTGATCAGCGACCTGAAGGCCGGCGGGCAGAAGTACATGATGGACATGGTCGTCAACCACGCCGGGTACGGCGCGCGCATCGTCAGCCAGAACCCCTCCTGGTTCCACAGCAACTGCACCGGCGACGACATCGTCTGCCCCCTGGCCGGCCTGCCCGACTTCCGGCAGGAGGACAGCGCCGTCGCCACGTACCTGACCAACCTCAGCAAGACCTGGGTCACGAACTACGCCATCGACGCCATCCGCATGGACACCGTCAAACACGCCCCGAACTCCTACTGGCAGAACTCCTGGGTGCCCGGCGTGCTCGCCGCGCGGCCGGGCACCTTCCTGCTGGGCGAGGCCTTCCTGAGCGGCAGCGCCTCGCAACTCAAGCCGTTCCTAGACGCCGGCTTCGACTCGACGTTCAACTTCCCGCTGCGGCAGGCGCTGGTGGACTCGGTCGGGAAGGGCGGCAGCCTCGACCGCGTGGCCGGCAGCATGCAGGACACGGTCGGCACCCTGGGCCTGGACCGCACGCTGCTGCAGGTGAACCTGCTCGACAACCACGACGTACCGCGCTTCGTGAATGAGCCCGGCAGCGGCGTCGCCGAGACCGAGATCCGCGCCCGCTACGGCAACGCCCTGGGCCTGCTGATGACCCTGCCCGGCATCCCGCAGCTGTACTACGGCAACGAACTGGGCATGTACGGCGCGAACGACCCCGACAACCGCCGCGACATGCCCGCCTGGGCCTGGACCGACACCGGACGCGGCGCGGCGCAGGCGAACTTCATGGCGGGCGGCGGCACCCCCAAGAACACCTACGACCTGACCCGCAAACTCACGGGCATCCGCAAGGCGAACGCGGCCCTGTGGAAAGGCAACTACGCCGAACTGTGGCGGCCCAACGGCGGGCAGAACGTGTACGCCTTCTACCGTGGCAGCGGCACCAACCGCGTCGTGGTGGTCGTGAACACCTCGGCCAGCGCCGCGACCGTGAACCTGGACCTTCAGGGGAACACCGGCATCAGCGCCGCCGACAGGAGCGCCCTGAGTAACGGCACGGTCTTCAACGACCTGCTGGCCGAGGGCGCACCCGCCAGCGCGACCGTCACGGCCGGGAAACTCCCGGTGACCATCGGGGCCGGCAGGATGGGCATCTACCGGGCCGGCGCGACCGGTACCGGCGGCACGGGCGGCACGGCCGTCAGCGTGACGTTCCAGGTGTCGGCCAGCACCTTCTTCGGGCAGGACGTGTACCTCGTCGGGGACCGCCCGGAACTGGGCGCGTGGAACACGGCCTCGGCGCTGGCCATGACGCCGGGCGGCTGCGTGGGCAGCACCTGCACCTGGAAGACCACCGTGAGCCTGCCACCCAGCGTGGCCGCGCAGTTCAAGTTCATCAAGAAACCCGGCGACAGCGGGACCAGCCTGACCTGGGAAGGCGGCAGCAACCGCGCCTACACCGCGCCCGCCTCGGGCAGCGCCACTTACAACGGCGGCAACTGGCAGTAA